Genomic window (Bombus pascuorum chromosome 8, iyBomPasc1.1, whole genome shotgun sequence):
AAAACTGGACATGGACCAAATTTTGATTATACGCGGGATTTAtagaaatcgataaatttcagaaataacaAGTGTTCGTATATTTTGAGTATctaaaaacattaaaagcTGTGCAGATTGCTTTAACATAATTTcacatatttaacaataagaCAAATGTGTTTTAAGCATTGccaaagagaataaaaattgaaactatAGAATAACCCAACGAACTTAGTTTACAAACAAGATTATACTTTTGGTAGAATAAGAAACGGTCACAAGTTTACTAGTCTGCAATTAGAATTAACGATTTCTCGTCTTTGGATAGGTATTCCGCCCCATTGTAGTAAAAGTTAATGTTATAATACGATAAATACAAGCAtaagttaaataatttaattgattaaaatagTGATTTAGAGGtggaaaaatttcaagttcCTCTTTAAATCAGTAAATTATGTGGCTCGATTTTTATCCTACCAGTAACaatgtttttatatatcaataagatttttataaatctactTGCGATTACTACccgaaatttttcataaatcgtTCAAAAATTTCCTAGATAAGTCATAATGATGTTACATTACTCGATACacaaaatatacgtatttatcACAGTCGCCATAAGTGATTGGTACAGgtttgtgtaaaaataaaaagtaatacaaaAAGTGTACGTTACGAAAAAAACACTGATATCATTGGTTACAttcatgtaaaaaattttaatacacaaAGACCagtttataatatgtatgaCAGACACCGCATTGTTTCTCGATAACAGTTAGAAACATTCAATAAAAAAGTCATAAAATATTGAACACTTGTACCATTCTTAGATCAATTTTCCTACAGCTCAATCTAtcataagaaatatattttgaagataATATTGTCGcggtaaaatataaattgttgaaCAAACGAAAATCATTGTTGTACTCATACAACATATTCAATAAAACAGTTAGCATTAATTTggcattaaataattttattataataattttataataatataataataaatttattataataatttaaaacgttaaCCATTTCCGGGTCAAGATAAGACATAACAACATAGTGATGGAAATATAACTTATAAATTCTTTCCATgagtattattataaatataatatcagCATCAACAGatatcaattttcaaaattgaatctaataaatattgttctatttttactatatttattacaacgtttatctttttatagaatatagtatttttctatgtagtgtatatgaaataatacatTAAACATAATTTACTTGATATGATTTTTAGACGTTATATTTAACCTTCAAATCTCTTACCATGATGACACTTGCTTTtgcttcgaaatatttttatcacgaTCATATAAAACAGGTCTGATCGTGGTCTGGACATTCGCTAGGGAAAGCCATTTGATTGTTGAGTCGAAAAATGTTAAGATGGCGAGAAAGTATAGGTCTCCTTTTGCAGAGCAAACACAGATGAGTGGAGTGTCGCTATCTCTGCTGAGTATTCATAGtacctatatgtatatataaatatatatatgtatatatcacgCATGCGCAGAACAAAACCTTTTCTTGCCCTCCATCTTGATTTTCTTTAACTCAGGAAACGGACGGTTTCATCAGTGTGGTTTCGGTATAAGAATTTTCAGATCTGTATATGACATAGTTTCTATGTTTGTTTGTAGTAGTGTGTAGTAACTGATAGTATATGAGTCACGACGCGCGCTGTAGCGCGCCATTATACTCTCTATTCTTCTATGAATTGCATTATTCGCTGTGGAAACtattttcaaagtaaaaaACGATGTACTCAACAgaaagtaatagtataaacgATAGTAACAAATACAGTGATGATGTCGCAGATGCGTTGGTATTTTCGGGGTAAGATTTAATGCATCATGTACACATAATTAATCGTACAATGTATCCCAATAATACAATCACTCTGATATATTTTCGTTGTTTTTACATTGTATATTGATAGatgttatttatttgcatGAATTTCTGAATtgtaggaaaatatatttattcctaaagttaattataaacagttttattttgttatgaattcaatttttattatttacattacaatatgttaataacaaaataataaagtgtccataaaacaatgaaaatgaattacaaatcccggataatttaattttgtgtGTAATCAGTTACAATTTTGCAtgccattttttttattttccagaaACAGCGTCAGTCCTCTCAAGGGCCCTTTATTACAAACGGCACCCACAGACCGCTATGCCCCATATTACAACATGAATCATGCAAAACGTGGATTAGCTATTATTTTTAACCATGAATTTTTCACTATTACACATCTTAAACCAAGATGTGGAACAAACGTTGATTGTGAAAATCTTGTCAATACATTTAAAGATCTTGGTTTTGAAGTAAatgattttcataattacaCACATAgagatataatgaaaaatttagaaagagGTACTTGGTTGATGTTTCCCTTTCATAATTTTGAACTTTGTTTTTAATcacaagaaaaatatgttttggGTTTTGCATGAAGACATATAAATGAAGATGCATTGAATAGACCTTTTCAAGttataactttctttttacaGTTGCTGATATGGACCATTCTGAACATGATTGCCTAGTTGTAGCTATATTAAGCCATGGAGATTTAGGAATACTTTATGCTCATGATACTTCTTATAAGCCTGACTCCATTTGGTCTCTCTTTACATCTGATAGATGTCCTACGCTTGCTGGTAAACCAaaactattttttatacaagCTTGTCAAGGGGATAAATTAGATGCTGGTACAACATTAAAAGAACGTACAGAAACTGATGGTGAATCAGTTACAACATTCCGTATACCATGTCACgcagattttttaattgcataCTCAACAATACCAGGTAAATATAACTTCAAGATAAAGTTGATTTTAAatccattatatttttattatattgttaaatatataatttatttgtctgTTATAAATACAGACATtcagaataatattaaatggtTTCACTTTcatgattaaataatttaacgataCATGTTAAAAAACTCAGAAATagttttaccttttttttttaaagaaattatttttaaatttttgagTTATATCCACAAgggaaaatttttttcaattaatataatttaaaaaatattacttgtaTATATAGGTTATTATTCTTGGAGAAATACTACTCGCGGCTCGTGGTTCATGCAAGCGTTGTGCCTAGAACTACGAAAAAATGGTACTCGTCATGACTTGTTACATTTGCTCACATTTGTTTCTCTGCGAATTGCTGTTGATTTTGAATCCAATACTCCTGATAATATCACAATGCATCAACAAAAACAAATTCCGTGCATTACATCGATGTTAACTCGTTTAGTAATGTTTACACctcctaaaaataaaattgtatagtCGTTTTATGCACGAAAGATTTATGATATATGATATGCtataaagtacatatatatatatatatatgtattttttaaattacaaataatgaTACCCTTCCAAGTAAATGGGTATCGcgtttttacatattttacattttacatctCATTCTTTTAACATTGTTCTCTGTTGTTGTTAGTTTGGAATATGTATCTATTATAGATTCTACAATCCACAAGGTATAAAAAGTTAACTTTGCCTGGCCAAAGTCAGCATTACTTACCGCCATTTGACAAAGTTCAGGGAAAATTGATAGCAATTTTGCTCATATTACAATGGGTCATTCAAGATTTTCCCTGAACTTCTCTGCATTCTCTGCATTGAACTGACTCTGCATTCTGTACTCTTTACTTCTTCTATTTCCTGCTACTCCCATTTTCATTGTactcatttttttctttcctcctccTTTCTGAAAGATTAACCCCTTGCCATACCATTTAACTCGGAAGAATCTGGGCCCAAACGTTGCACCCGAATGGTCGGAAAAGGAGTCGAAGCGGCGGAAACAGAGTGTCAGAACTTGCAACATGATATCGTGTAACTGAATGCGTAAATAGTCGCGACCGTGTTTAGAAAAAACATACCATTCGAAACATTCATATTTGGCCCGAGATTAAGACCTCGAGCCTGACTCGTGATATTCAGGTTTGACTCAAAATTCTCATCGCGATTCAGACTCGTCAAAGTATGGCAAGGGATTaacattttcgtttcttccatgtttaattctattttctttttgttgcTTTACCAACTtcaatttgatatattatatgtacattatgtACCTTTATAGCATTAATCATATTGTTATTAGAAgttcaaagataatattttacctGTGCAAATTTCTACTTGATGTGACTTCAATGTAATGCATTTAAATGATAGCATTTATCTTATAAAAACTGCcattatatattatgcaaTATTTGCACAACAAAATTATAGCAATATAAAGTAGATTTTATgctacatataaatttttgtacttGTCTAGATTAAGGAatcttacaaattttatatctttgtaagattgatatttataatagaaatttacaaCGATAAGATCTCAagctataatttttaacagtttttaaacaattaagaAAGCTGCATAGAATGGATGTAATAGTGGTCatgcaaaaatttaatacagtATATTCAAAACCATTATAAGTaagatatataataagtacaaatgaaaagtaaaattaagacAGCAGTGCTAAAAATATAGCTGAAATTGATTGCCTTTGTGATTGCTGCTttatgaacaaaattttataagtaatttatatatgacCTATACAATTTCGacattatattttgaaaaaaggtATTTTTTAACCATTATAATGCAAAACAacttaagaaatatatatttaatgcctactaaatatattgtacaaaaGTCAGAAGGACAAAATCTGTGTCTTTTCATAACAAGCAATAGTCTAatcttatataaaaaagaatgaaatattttcaagttagtaatagataaatataacttGCCTGATTAGAGTAGTTGTGATTATATAAGGTGCAATTACAACGAATATTACCTATTGTTAAGAggat
Coding sequences:
- the LOC132909620 gene encoding caspase-1-like — encoded protein: MYSTESNSINDSNKYSDDVADALVFSGNSVSPLKGPLLQTAPTDRYAPYYNMNHAKRGLAIIFNHEFFTITHLKPRCGTNVDCENLVNTFKDLGFEVNDFHNYTHRDIMKNLERVADMDHSEHDCLVVAILSHGDLGILYAHDTSYKPDSIWSLFTSDRCPTLAGKPKLFFIQACQGDKLDAGTTLKERTETDGESVTTFRIPCHADFLIAYSTIPGYYSWRNTTRGSWFMQALCLELRKNGTRHDLLHLLTFVSLRIAVDFESNTPDNITMHQQKQIPCITSMLTRLVMFTPPKNKIV